The genomic window aaacaccttcgctgtaaaaaaggtacaTCCAAGAAACTGCAAGTACATGTAACCCAatgaaaaaacagctcagttgtagagaAAGACCTTAATAAACCAAAacaactggtaacttaaagagctgatatctgaagtggccaagaaccAATCTTGCTATAATTAACAAAATCAGTTGTAATCCACACAAGGCTGTGAACAGGTTCACCCattaaagtaaaagtaactggcaactgaaatctCATTCTGAAGTGGCGAATGTTCATTATACAACtaattgcaattaacaaaattTTAACACTGGACACTtttcattcagctgtgttctatactATATTCATactaaattaatttcttttaaatATAATTGGCTGGTCACTGCATCTCAGATTTATCACTGCAGATTCATGCATCTACTATACGGCTTCCTATTTTGGGCTAGAAACCCTACTAACCTATTACATGCACTGTAGATTTGCTCTATTCCATCTTTCTGTATTATTTGTGCAGTCAAACTATAATGGTTTCACTTTGGTGTTCTTGCcacaaattcaaatttcaaagggggtttcctgaACCCCTTAAATACGCCCCTGATTTGGCATTAGCTCCTTCAGTCTCCAGTCAAATTTAGTTTCATGGATGTATCTTTTGCACAGCCGAGCTTTTTTTACATGGGCATCATAAATCACTCTTACTTTTCTAAGCACATGGTGTACTGTTAATCAATAGCACCATCCTATGGAGATACACTctatacaaaaaaaactatttagacattaaagtaaaatggtctttataaagaggtaaTCTTGTtaggaggtggtctttataaagaggtaaTCTTGTTAGGAGGTGGTCTTCTAAAGAGGTGATCACTAGGTGAAATTATCTAATTACCATTCTATTCCatcattccagtccaccattctaTTCTACTGAATCCAGATACATCTCAATATGAAGCCACCAAGTCACAGTTCATTCCTCTCGCAGTACAAGGACAGTACCAGAgtcattttattttttataaatAATGACTTACCATTGTAATAAATACCACATATACACATAAAAATAACAGTATTAACTTTATTTTGCTACCCTTACCGTTTGTGCTGTGACAGCAGAAAGTTACAAGATGTTTAACAATAACACAGttacatatacatattataatCTAATACTTGTAGGATACTACCTATAATAACATTCTGTCAAGCAATAAACTGGCAGTCTAGCACTGACATAATCACATTTGTTGAGGGCTTTATTTTTCTCTATTTCACACCTTAAAGGTTTCACTCACCCAATGGCATGTTTGGTGCTGTGGAGATGTGGTGTATATATGTCTTCATTCATTTGATTTACTTAACTATCTACTGTATAATTTAATGTTATCAAATGCAGACTGTGCATGATGTCAATGTAATTCAATCTGAAGTCCCTTTCATTCAAAGTTGGTAATCCACTAAGGAGTGTGGAGCCTTGTGGAGTCAGTGATCTAATTGTAGGAGGTTCATGGAATTACTTTGACATTGACAGCAGATGTACAGTATGACATCTGCTTTGTTTTAActtttattatactgtacatacagaaTAACACTGTTTATCTATATCATGCTTCAACATACAGTattcatgtacataattattttctgACCGTACAAAGCATAGTTAGTATACATGTAACAGATCACGGTCATGTTATGGACTGTTGTTTTCAAACAAAATATCACCATTAGCAACAGCTTAAACACTGTAATAAAGTTCATAAGTATTTGATAGCAGGCTTAACACAACACGGTGCCTTAATTACTCAACTATCCCCCACATCAATGATTAATGGACTGTTACAAGTTTGTTTATGCTACTGTACTACGCTACTACAGTATATACAGGAAAAATTGGACCAGATTTTcaaaaaggggtctttcacacatatccaattctatgaacctGGAAGACCATATGTAACTCAATGATAAATTCACTACCAGATACAGTGCATGAAATTTCCATGAAAATAACCACGAATTATCCATGaaaatatctatggtttatcCCATGAATTTTAACGTTTCGtgggtactgcacccatgaaatctctgcaacgccatgaaattaccatgatAATCTGATCAATATACATatttcatggcccatgaaacaacccatGGTATAACATGAATCaactttcatggtacatttcaaAGGGgagatttaacatttcatggaaaATCATAGACatttcatggcatacttctctggtagtATAAAGAAACATCATTATCAACTAAGCTGTGTTGGGTTGCacaactgaccaaatttcaggtcaATAGCCTTTCCAGTCTGAAGTTATAAGTCATCAAAGCTGATAAATTAtatgatgtgtgtggaagaccccttttcacaaatccaacCACAATGTCTATAAAAGTGGTACTATCACTTTTGTAAGTGACTATTAAAAGTTTGCAAGCAGGCAGATATCTTCATTATTGTGATAACTACCACTGTGCAATTAATTTTCAAGCACAGCGAGAAATATCTCACAGCACTGTGAGCAATTACTGCTTGGTACTTCAAAATATTATTACACAATAAAGAAATAGCTACTGGTGTTGAATGCCTATTACACAGTAGCACTGCTTAAAATACCAAGAAAGTTGATACCTATTAGCTGTATCAACAAAAGTGATATGGAAATATTAAAAGTGTAAAGTAAGCAGTTGTTATAATGTACTGCATGTACTTTCGTTTGTGAATATTTTTGTAACAGAATATTCAGTATGTTTATTTTGAAATCAATAACAGTTAATTGAAGTAGCTGTCACAGTTtactattactactaaatatttAAGTACACTTTTGGTATGTTTACATTGATCAAATAAGCATTACATAAACATGTTGTTCAAGTGTCATGTAACTTAATCCATGACAAGCATAGTTTTAAGAGACCTTACAAGTGACACGTGATTGTCATTGTGTGTATATAAAGCTGCATTACTTTGAGTTACGTAGATTCATTGTTGTTTGAGGACACATGAATATCACTGTATGTGTGAGGTGAACAGTATTTGTGCTAAAGATTACTATGACCAGGTTAATATTTGCTGTTCTAGTAATATGGCTGATTCCTGTTGAGGCTCAGACTATGAAGAGAAAATCTCCAATTAAGAATTGCTGTGATCTGGGATTTAGACCATCTGCATTCAGTGAGGAAGTTGCTTACAATCCTGGCCAGTACAGAATGAAGAACTTCTGTTCTAATGGCTTGTCAACTatcactaaagtttattgtgaCACTCAATGCCAAGGAGGAGGATGGTTAGTAATCCAGAGAAGAATTGATGGAAGTGTTAACTTTAACAGAGACTGGAATGAATATGAAGAGGGATTTGGTACACTACCAGTTGACGATAAAGATACCACAGGAGAGTTTTGGATGGGACTGTACTCCCTTCATTGCCTTACTGGTAATGATCGACGATGGGAGCTGCGCATTGATTACACACTGACCAATGGAACAAGAGGTTATTTATCATATAGTCTCTTCAAGGTGGGATCGGCTGATGAACAATATCCATTAACCATATCAGGATTTGAAGGGAGCTCTACTGATCCTTTTGCTGGTGATTATTCCCTAACCACGATGCCATTTACCACAAAAGACAGAGACAATGACAAAGCAAGAAGGAATTGTGCAGCTGTTAGTCAACATGGTCGTAATGCTGGCGGTTGGTGGTACAAGAGTTGTTCCTATATACAGCTCAACCATCAGTACAACAATATGTACAGCATTTTCCTTAATGGACACTGGAATGCTCTACCTCATGTTGAAATGAAAATAAGACCCCTCAATTGTGTCATCTGATCTTGTAATTTAAATTGATATTGATTTGTATCTGTGTTAACATACAGTAGCAGTGGAGTTTCAATTTGTGCTTTCGTAATGTTGAACATAATTTTAAGTATACATGTGTGTTTATACATTATGTACTGTAATTGTGCATGCATTAATTATCGTCTTGTCATTATAGTATAATGTATAATGCTCACATAACACTTATGAATTACTAATAATAAGATCATAGTCTGGTATATTAACTTATAAATGTGATGTTCTGAACTATATGAACAGAAATTGTAACTAATTATAAGCGGTTTATATAATAAGCCTGTGAAAatatgggcacataaaattttctaagctacttttcaaaatttcatgACTAGAAACTTTTTAAATGGTGTTAGCTATGCTATAAATGTGCAATTTTTAAACATTAATTATAGCTGATTCACGTTCACATGAGCCCCACCAAAAACAATATATCAAAGAGGTGATTCAGAACATGTGTTGACTCCAAAGGGTTTTGTACTAAACCAAGCATGCTtttatgttgtaaacatgtttgtaagccttttaaagcttcatagctcacttgttcttgcttgTATTAAATCACTTTTTTGATAAGCTGTTGTGGCATTAAAGAGCTTCGGAAATGTTTGgtcagctggcccatgtaacaagagttgtTAACAACAAAACAATTAGGGCTCAGGGGAACATGAATCAACTATAATTGGCTTTTAATAAAAGCTACAGAATGTCAATATTCAATTCAGAACAGAGATATAATACTGCTGTATGCACCATGCAAAACATTTGAAATACATAGGTGTATAACTGATTTATTATTCTGATATACACCAAGGATACACATGTGTGGCACATCTGTTATACACCATGGTTGTACCTGTGTATAGATACCATTTACActactatgtataatatatgaGTATAATTGACTTATACACTACTGGTTAACTACGTGTATAACCTCTGTTTACAGAAGTATAATATGTGCATATGTAAGAAATACATATTTGATATACTCACCAATGTATAATTGTGGTGTAACTCAATGTAGTATATCTGATGTGAATATCTTTACTATTATAagattatagtatgttcacgttgagctgaatcctcaaaaacatttaataactcatggatgcaattacacacgatcttgaaatttggctcatttgtagtactgcttgacccgctaaaaatagttcaaaatctttttgttcaaatgtttggcATAGTATTTACagacaatcaaaattttcacaaaacatttcctatggagaagccatataagtacagtgtccattacagccctttcccgaacttgtaatggagccaaaccgtacgtgtctgttgttgacacctttgctgttaccaataatcatctggtagactaaaatgttaactctgttgagaaaaaatccaattttaatttttagctgtttttcaggattcagctcaacgtgaacatactatagaggTTTCctattaaaaaatttaaaattgtacaACATTGAGTAAACAACATGAAATGTGTCCAGTAGTGTTCACTTTGATAAAAGTAGCAGGTACATCATTCTTCTTCTTCTATATAGGTTTCATCATCAAACGACGTCTACAGACAAAAGAGATCACTTAACAATGATTCAAATGCTCTTTTGTGGCCTTACCACTGAAATGAAGCTGATAAATTCACCAGATGTACATGTGTGGACATAATTCTTCTTCCTAGTTCACATCTCCTAAACTCCACACACtgttctacaatagaaaaggAGTATTCTCCAATAGACAACTATGAAAAGCTATTATACCTGTTCACTGCATAAACACAGTTAACTCAATCATGATCATGTGCCTGGCATCTACGCAACGAAGTATCAGTAGCATGTGATTCTACAATTCAGCCCTACaaaatgaatattttaaaatagtTAGTCAGTAATACGACAACAGACATACCTGTAACTATTGAACTGCTGTGTAATCATAATAAGCAGCAGCAGTTCCATTGCCACTATCATTGAAAAGAAAAATTAAAGCTGACAAGAAAGAAGCACTACTGCTTACCAAGCTATTATTGTCAGTGCATGATGCAGCAAACCATGCCGCCAAAACAACTTCCATACAGTTCCTGCATTGAATCATCAGCCCGTAAAACTGTATAGACAACAAGTAAACTAACAAACCTTTTAAATGTGTTGTATTTGCTTTTGTACCTAAATACAAAACTACATAAACAGAAACTTTAATGAACCACACGCACAATTCATGTACGCTTACCGTGATACTAGTGGCGCACCTAGTCTTGAGAGCGATACAACTACGCGCGTCTAGCTAACACCTAAAAGATTAATATTTAGTACACCACGGCAATAAGAAGTGAACATTAATAGCTCAGTAcacttagtctcgcgtggccagaccgctttttcttcgtcacggcgcttatcgattagagattataagcgcctactccgaaatagggtctggtccagaatcaatacgtaaactcgttttcacaccccaagcaagggctcggggtgtttaatcaactttcgcCATAAAACGTATACTcccttttaaatttcaagccacgtactcactggaaatgccatgaacgatagCCGGTGGAGTTGATGAGAGACACTGAGGCTAGTTTTCTACGGTTAAAAGGGTCACGGATCGATTCGTTGTGAAAACGAAAAGACTAAAGGCGAACTGAGCAAGGAATCAGCCCGTGTTCTTTTTAGCCTTAGAAAACCACCCTCAGTGTTTCTCATCGACTCTACCGACTATCGTTCATGacatttccagtgcgtacgtggcttgaaaattaaaaggaagtatacgttttatgacaaaaattgattaaacaccccgagctcttgcttggggtgtgaaaacgagtttacgtattgattctggaccagaccctatataatagttagacgtcaagaaccagggttctacgggatttagaaaactcgaaggccctactaagggcctgagggttttctaaatcccgtagaacccagtggttcttcacgtctaacttatttagactacaactcgttattgtaccttgagttgacagctgcttgtaaatgggaaatgtatggctaattactagaaacaagccctctacaccttcctacatggcgggaccttaacgtggctgttgctacccgtttaaacgcccatgcgttgccaatgttacaggcgcgtgctatgtatcgaagtactggactcaacgactggactacaactcattgttgctgttgttgtgccccgacagctgcttataagcaagtaatgtagtgttgattagtataaacaagcccattacacctccctctaattcagtatggctgttactagccatttaaacgcccatgcgttgccaatgttacaggcgcgtaattatcgtgtttcgtatcgcctcaaagcgtggtctctattggacatgaccgtggctctacgagatttagagaccacgttttcagccaatcaaatttcagtatcaaacttgttgtattCTAATTCGGAGTaggtgcttataatctctaatcgataagcgccgtgacgaagaaaaagcggtctggccacgcgagactaatgtACACTGACTCAGCTCTGGAGGCGGTGCTCGCATAAAAGTGCCTCCGACCCGATAGAACAGTGcgcaatgaaacaaagaatCATCGATAAAAACTCGGATGAAAAGAACTGCGCTAGACTTCACACACTGCTAGTCTGAGCTCTCGGCAAAAGAGGTCTAACCGCACCGGGTTGTAAAACTAGTGTTGCTTATAAATTCGAACACTTACGAATCACGTGATTTGATACTCTGGAGGAGCTCTTATAGACCACTGCGAAAATTCCTACAGTTATGTGGCAAACTGGACAGACAGTAACTAGTTAGTTATTAGTGTTGATTCCGCTGTGAATACTACCTTCACT from Dysidea avara chromosome 2, odDysAvar1.4, whole genome shotgun sequence includes these protein-coding regions:
- the LOC136242783 gene encoding fibrinogen-like protein A; the encoded protein is MTRLIFAVLVIWLIPVEAQTMKRKSPIKNCCDLGFRPSAFSEEVAYNPGQYRMKNFCSNGLSTITKVYCDTQCQGGGWLVIQRRIDGSVNFNRDWNEYEEGFGTLPVDDKDTTGEFWMGLYSLHCLTGNDRRWELRIDYTLTNGTRGYLSYSLFKVGSADEQYPLTISGFEGSSTDPFAGDYSLTTMPFTTKDRDNDKARRNCAAVSQHGRNAGGWWYKSCSYIQLNHQYNNMYSIFLNGHWNALPHVEMKIRPLNCVI